CCTCGATCGATCTCGACGTCCAGGTCAACCAGCTGATGGCGATTGGCGGCCCAGCTACGAGGAACGCGGCTCAGCAGGCGCTGGACGCCAACACCGACGCCGCGCTGAACACGTTCCTCGACACCGGATGGGTTACTCCTCACGGCATCGATCTCAATCTGCGGGTGAACCAGGTGATGGCCGCTGGTGGCCCGCAAGTCAAGAAGGCGGCGCAGAAGGCGCTTGACGCCAACGCAGAAGACGCGCTTCGGGCATTCCTGGACGGCGGTTGGCAGGTTCCGTTCCGGATCGACCAGGAACTCAAGGTAAACCAGATCATGGCGGCCGGCGGGCCTGAGGTGAAGAAGGTCGCGCAGCAGGTGCTTGACGTGAACTCTCTCGACGCGCTGAACCAGTTCCTGGCCATCGACCTGCCGGTGGCGCAGTCACGTGACGCCGAAACTACCTCGATCACCCAGCTGACCGCGACGGCAAAGGCCGCCGCGCAGCAAGCTGCGACCGAAACCGATGTGGCCAAACGTCAGTCCGATCTCGCCGTGACCGAGGCGGCTGCGGCGCAGAAGGCGGCCCAGGCCGCGAAGGACGCGGCGGCGGCCGCCCAGGGGCACGTCGAGCAAGCCACGGATGCGGCGGCTCGCGCGGCCTACGCCGCTGACCAAGCCGCGATGACCGCGCGGCAGGCGGTCACGGCCTCGAATGCGGCGTCGAACGCGGCGCACACCGCTGCGGTCGCCGCGGCGCGTGCCGCCACCGCGGCGTCTCAGGCCGGCCAAGCTGCTTCTCGCGCGTACGACGCGGCCGCGCTGGCGATTGGCGACAGGGACAAGGTCGCCGCCGCCAAGCAAGCCGCGCAGGTCGCGCACGACGCGTCAGTGAGCGCGGCTTCCGCGCGAGACGCTGCGGCTTCCGCGAGAACCGTGTCTCAGCAAGCGGAAACGGCGGGCGGTCTGGCCAAGGACGCGGCGGCGCAATCCCGGATAGCGGCCGACGCGGCCACTGATGCCGCGAACAACTCGGCCGCGGCGGGTGCGGACGCTCGGCAGGCGAAGGCCGCCGCGGCCCGTGCCCGGGCGCAGGCTGATCGCGCCACCGCCGCGGCCAACGCGTCCCAATCGTGGGCGCATCAGGCATCCGAGGCCGCCGGCCAGGCTGCCGCTGCCGCAGATGCGGCCGCGACAGACGCGCACAACGCTGAACTGGCCGCCCTCGACGCGGCCGCCCATGCGGGCAATGCAGCGAACGCAGCGGAGCAGGCGACCCAGCACGCGAATGCCGCTACGGCGGCGGCGACGGCGGCGGTGAATGCGTCCAACCAGGCCGCGCAGATCGCGCAGAACGCGCGCAAGGCGGATGACGACCGTATCGCGTTGGCCGGGCAGCAGGCCGACGACGCGGCGAAGGCTGCTCTTGACGAGTACGCCAACCGGACGATTCCGCCGCGGTGGGATCTTGACCAGGCCAGCACGTGGGACGCGGAGACGAACCGGCTGATCGCGGAAGCAACCGCCGTGGGCACCGGCCGTGCGACCGTGCTCGCCGATGCCAGGAAGGTCGCGCTCCACCTGGCCGGTGCCGGTGGTCCGTGGACGAAAGCCGCGTCCACTGCGGCACTGACCGCTTCGGACGACCAGGTCGTCGACTTCATGACGTCCGGCCTGGCGGCGGCCGCGGGCCAGGACGACCGGGTCATCCTCGGCGATCTGAGCGAAACCGGCACCGAGGGGTTCAAGGCCGCGGCGGCGAACGCGCTGGCCGGCTCGGACGCCGCCGTCCGGGATTTCCTGCGCAGCCGGGACTACCCGGGCCGGATGACCGACGATTCGCTGCAGGTCAACCAGCTCATGGCCGCGGCCCGAACGGCGGGCCGGACGGTCGTGGTGCAGCAGGCGCAGCGAGCTCTGGACCAGAACACCGACCAGGCGCTGCGGGCGTTCCTTGACGCCGGGCAGTACACCGCGCTGAACTCCGACGAAGACCTGAAGGTCAACCAGATCATGGCAACTGCGCGGACCGCGGGCACCCGCGAGGTCATGGCGGCGGCGCAAGCCGCGATCGACGGCCCGCCGACGCTGCGGCACGAGTTCCTGACGGTCGGCCAGTTCACCGCGGCCCGGCGCGACCAGAACACCGCGGCGCACAACGCGGCGATCGATGGCCTGCTCGCCCAGGCGGCGGCCGCCGCCGCGACGGCGACGCATGACGCGAACGACGCGCAGGCGGCGGCCGCCCGGGCGCGGGACAAAGCACAGGAAGCCCAGGGTTACGCTGACCAGGCGGAGGCCGCGGCAGCTCAAGCCACCACATACGCCAATCAGGCTCGTGACGCCGCCAACCAAGCCGCTACGTCGGCGCAACAGGCTCAGGCGTCGGCGAATACGGCGGCCGCAGCAGCGAAGTCGGCGTCGATCTCGGCGGACAAGGCGACCGCTTCGGCGGCCTGGGCTCAGAGGTCGGCGTCTGCCGCCGCCGGTTACGCATCGGATGCGGCCATCTCGGCCGGCATCGCGTACAGCGCGGCGCTTGAAGCGGGCAAGGGCGCACAGGAAGCCGCTGCCCTGGCCAAGGAGGCATGGCAAGGCGTCGCCGACAAGGCCAAGCTGGAGAAGCAGAACGCGATCAACCAGCGGACTTGGGACTGCAACAACCGAGCCGCCTGGGTGACGCAGTCACTGAACACCGAGGACTGCATCAAGCTGTTCAGTGGCACGCCCGCCGACCAGCAGCGCATCATCGGTCACCTGCAGGAACTGTGCCGTCAGCTGAACGAGCCCGGCACCGTGGAGCTCGCCAACTGCCTCGATTCCCGCAATCTGCTCAACGCCGAGTTCATGCCCGGCCCGGCGCCGTACGGGGACTCGGAACTCGGTCAGTCGGTCACCGGCCTCGTGCTCGCGGGTCTGCTGGCACTGATGTGTCCCGAGTGCGATCTGGCGTCCTTCCTGGGCAACGCTGAATCGGAACTCGGTTTGAGGGGAGCCCGGGAACTGACGGCGGTCATGGCCGAGGCGCTGGCTCGCGGTGAGGGGCTGTTCAACGCCGCTGCGGCCGAGGCCACAGCCGAGTTGGGCAAGGTGCAGGAGATGGCGCTCCAGGCCGATATCCAGCGCGCCGAGTTGGCCAAGGCCGCGCGGGAGTACGAAAACCGGTTCCCGACGTGTGCCGGTAACAGCTTCGTGGCGGGCTCTCAGGTGTTGATGGCTGATGGGCGCGCCAAGCCGATCGAGGACATCGAAGTGGGTGACCACGTCGCCGGCGCCGATCCTGGTTCGGTGCCGGAACGGCATCTCGTCGAAGCCGTGCACGTAACCGACCACGACGAGGACTTCACCAGCCTCACCATCGGCACGAGTCGCGGCACGAAGACCATCGAATCAACAGCGAAACACCTGTACTGGAACGCCACGGCACGCGCATGGAGCGAGGCGGCGAGTCTTGCGCCCGGCCAACTCCTCGACACGGCCGGCGACGGACAGGCGATCGTCGTGTCCAATCACCGTCACCCCGGTGCCACGAGGACGTACAACCTGACCGTCAACGCGGTGCACACGTATTACGTGATGGCGGGCGATGTGCCTGTGCTGGTGCACAACGCAAACGATCCAGCGTGCAACTCGTATGTCCGTTTCTACGGAGACGACGGCGGCCTTGTCATGGCCGACCTGAACGACGGGGTCATGAAGATGGCCATCGAAAAGGGGGCGTTGTCGCCGAGCGGCTCAACCATGTTCGCCCAGGTCATGAGGGCCTTCGGTCCGGAGAATGTCCGAGCGTTCAGTGGGAAGTGGGTGCCGTCGATGCCGAGCAACCTCGACGAGTTCAACCTGAACCTCAGGAATGGCATGACGTACGAACAGGCGGCGGCTAACACCTGGACCGGCCGGCAGTGCGCCAAGTATGGTCTGACCGTCGTCAAGGTGGATACGAGTAAGCTCACGGGTGAATACGGTCACTATACCAATGTCGAGCCTGAGTTTTCGCGTCCGTAGGAGAACGCCATGCCGAGTGAAGAGTCCGAACTGCACGCCATGGTCGTCGCGGGGATTCCGTTCCTCGACCTTCTCGAACACCTGAAGAGGCGCGCCGAAGGAAAACTCTCACCCGGCCGGTTCCTGCTGATCCTGCAGGAGGAAGCCGGGATCTCCTTCACCGAGACCCGGGACATCCTTGAGTACTTCAACCCCGACATGAATCCGATCGCGGAGCCTGAGATGATCAACGAACGGTGGCGGGTGCTGCTGGCCAGTTGGGAACTGGAGCGGCGGTGATCGCGGCTCAGTAATCCGTAGGCTTGGTCCAGGCAACCTGAACAAGCCCCGTCTCATGCCGCCGCGAAACCAAAGTCTGAGCAGCCCTATACAGAAGGCGTGGAAGGGGATGTGATCGGAGTGCCGGAAGCCGTCGAAGCCGTCGTGAGGGTCAGTGAAGTGCTGGCCGACGCCGATCGGGCTCAGGTGCTCGGCTGGTCCGGCGACGGCGACGGTGTCGACCCCGACTTCGGTGAACTGCCGCTGATCGTGCGGTTGGGGCACCTCGGCTCGACCTTCGCCCGCGCCGCGGGCGGGCTGGACCCGGAAGAGTGGCGGGCAGTCTTGGCCGCGGTCGAGGAGGTCGTCGCCGGGGGGACTCCGGCCGCGCGGGAGGCCATGACGACCGGGTTCCTCGAAGAGGTCCAGAACGCCCGTGCCGACAACGTCGATCTGGCGGCGCTCGGGCCGCGGTCCTGGGAGTTCTGCCTGCTGATGGAACGTCGCGCGGGTAGCGAGCCACAGGAGTGGATGCTTTCCTGAGCAACCCTCACGATTCCGCGGGTTTGGTCCAGGCGACCTGGACCAGACCGGTGCCGTGCCGCCGGGACACCAGCGTTCCGCGGCCCGGTGGCTGCTGCGACGGCTTGACGTCCGCCAGCAGCGCGCCTTCGTCCTTCGTCCCCGACATGATCAGCCCCGGGGACCCCAGCTCCCGCAACCGTTGCAGCACCGGCTCGAACAACGCCCGCCCGGCGCCGCCGGATCCGCGGACGATCACCAGGTGCAGGCCGATGTCCCGGGCCTGCGGCAGGAACTCCATCAGCGGCTGCAGCGGGTTGCGCCCGACCGTCGCCACCAGTTCGTAGTCGTCGACCAGGACGAACAGCTCCGGTCCGCGCCACCACGAGCGGTTGCGCAGCTGCTCCGGCGTCACCGAAGGCCCGGGCAGCCGGTTGCGCATCGCTTGGGCGCACTCGCCGATCAGGTCCGTCAGCTTCGCTTCGGTGCCCGCGTACCCCAGCAGGTGCGGCTCCGGTACCGCGCCGAGCAGGCCACGGCGGTAGTCCGCGACGATGATCGCCGCCTCCTCCGGGGTGTACGCCGTCGTGATGCCGTGAGCCAGCGCGCGCAGCAGCGAGCTCTTGCCGGACTCGACGTCGCCGAAGGCCACGAAGTGCGGGTCCGCCGCGAAGTCCAGGTGCACCGGGCGCAACGTCGACTCCGCGATGCCCAGCGTGACCTGGCGCGAAGGCGCCGCGGGCAACGTGTCCAAAGGCACTTCGGGCGGCAGGAGACGGACCTGGGGCGCACGCGGGCCCTTCCAGGCGTCCGAGATCCGGCGCGTCAGGTCGACGCCGCCCGCGCCGGCCGTCTCCGGGCGCTGGTCGCCGTCGATGCGCGGGAGCGCCGCGAGGAAGTGCAGCTTGTCGGCGGTCAGGCCGCGTCCGGGGCGGTCCGCGGGGACGTTGACCGCGACCTTGCGGTCGATCGACGAGTCCATCGGGTCACCCAGCCGCAGCTCG
This window of the Amycolatopsis balhimycina FH 1894 genome carries:
- a CDS encoding polymorphic toxin-type HINT domain-containing protein, encoding MGPEASFLRVQQGGIQKMRAVRRRFRAALVTILTVSLTGGMSTLPQAQATPRAAATVAASPERDRAKVVRLWQFGGPATKRDAAAALVGTDADITRFLTTQKDLDASIDLDVQVNQLMAIGGPATRNAAQQALDANTDAALNTFLDTGWVTPHGIDLNLRVNQVMAAGGPQVKKAAQKALDANAEDALRAFLDGGWQVPFRIDQELKVNQIMAAGGPEVKKVAQQVLDVNSLDALNQFLAIDLPVAQSRDAETTSITQLTATAKAAAQQAATETDVAKRQSDLAVTEAAAAQKAAQAAKDAAAAAQGHVEQATDAAARAAYAADQAAMTARQAVTASNAASNAAHTAAVAAARAATAASQAGQAASRAYDAAALAIGDRDKVAAAKQAAQVAHDASVSAASARDAAASARTVSQQAETAGGLAKDAAAQSRIAADAATDAANNSAAAGADARQAKAAAARARAQADRATAAANASQSWAHQASEAAGQAAAAADAAATDAHNAELAALDAAAHAGNAANAAEQATQHANAATAAATAAVNASNQAAQIAQNARKADDDRIALAGQQADDAAKAALDEYANRTIPPRWDLDQASTWDAETNRLIAEATAVGTGRATVLADARKVALHLAGAGGPWTKAASTAALTASDDQVVDFMTSGLAAAAGQDDRVILGDLSETGTEGFKAAAANALAGSDAAVRDFLRSRDYPGRMTDDSLQVNQLMAAARTAGRTVVVQQAQRALDQNTDQALRAFLDAGQYTALNSDEDLKVNQIMATARTAGTREVMAAAQAAIDGPPTLRHEFLTVGQFTAARRDQNTAAHNAAIDGLLAQAAAAAATATHDANDAQAAAARARDKAQEAQGYADQAEAAAAQATTYANQARDAANQAATSAQQAQASANTAAAAAKSASISADKATASAAWAQRSASAAAGYASDAAISAGIAYSAALEAGKGAQEAAALAKEAWQGVADKAKLEKQNAINQRTWDCNNRAAWVTQSLNTEDCIKLFSGTPADQQRIIGHLQELCRQLNEPGTVELANCLDSRNLLNAEFMPGPAPYGDSELGQSVTGLVLAGLLALMCPECDLASFLGNAESELGLRGARELTAVMAEALARGEGLFNAAAAEATAELGKVQEMALQADIQRAELAKAAREYENRFPTCAGNSFVAGSQVLMADGRAKPIEDIEVGDHVAGADPGSVPERHLVEAVHVTDHDEDFTSLTIGTSRGTKTIESTAKHLYWNATARAWSEAASLAPGQLLDTAGDGQAIVVSNHRHPGATRTYNLTVNAVHTYYVMAGDVPVLVHNANDPACNSYVRFYGDDGGLVMADLNDGVMKMAIEKGALSPSGSTMFAQVMRAFGPENVRAFSGKWVPSMPSNLDEFNLNLRNGMTYEQAAANTWTGRQCAKYGLTVVKVDTSKLTGEYGHYTNVEPEFSRP